One Roseimaritima multifibrata DNA window includes the following coding sequences:
- a CDS encoding lipid-binding SYLF domain-containing protein, protein MHRQILWISCGLLIVSLGFPSHARAQQLQEETIQASAVVLNEAMKGPLSKIPQSMLHDAYGVAIIPNVIKGGFIVGARFGRGVLFVRENGGAWHAPVFITLTGGNIGWQAGLQSSDIVLVFKTERSVQNILTGKLTLGADASAAAGPVGLQGGVATDGQLKAEIYSYSRSRGLFAGVSIDGSVVRVDSLATGDYYRSPGPGLPVVVPESAQQLTYAIATLAGIPAGGAAPIGEPGALAQRMGAQETDVLRNQLEPLAAQLDALLDPQWRSFLALPPSLFVGTSHPKPEELQATVLRFQTVAADPRYKALASQPAFQSVFSLLKQYQLALTSEASTLNLPPPPAS, encoded by the coding sequence ATGCATCGTCAGATTTTATGGATTTCGTGCGGATTATTGATTGTGTCGCTTGGTTTCCCCAGCCACGCCCGGGCTCAGCAGCTTCAGGAGGAGACCATTCAAGCTTCCGCGGTGGTCTTGAATGAAGCGATGAAGGGGCCGCTGAGCAAGATTCCTCAGTCAATGTTGCACGACGCTTACGGTGTCGCGATCATTCCCAACGTGATCAAAGGAGGTTTCATTGTCGGAGCAAGGTTCGGACGAGGGGTGTTGTTCGTTCGCGAAAATGGCGGGGCATGGCATGCTCCGGTCTTTATCACTCTGACCGGGGGAAACATTGGCTGGCAAGCGGGCCTTCAGTCGTCCGACATCGTGCTGGTTTTTAAAACCGAACGAAGCGTCCAAAATATTCTGACCGGGAAATTGACGCTGGGGGCGGACGCTTCCGCAGCCGCCGGACCGGTTGGATTGCAGGGAGGGGTCGCGACCGACGGCCAACTGAAAGCGGAGATCTATTCGTATTCCCGCAGCCGTGGTCTGTTCGCTGGCGTTTCCATTGACGGGTCGGTGGTCCGCGTCGATTCATTGGCAACCGGTGATTACTACCGCTCGCCGGGACCAGGCCTGCCTGTCGTGGTTCCCGAATCGGCTCAGCAGTTAACCTACGCGATCGCTACCTTGGCAGGGATTCCAGCGGGAGGTGCCGCACCGATTGGGGAACCAGGGGCCCTCGCCCAACGGATGGGCGCTCAAGAAACGGACGTTCTGCGGAATCAGCTGGAACCGTTGGCAGCCCAGTTAGACGCGTTGCTAGATCCACAGTGGCGATCCTTTTTGGCTTTGCCCCCTAGCCTGTTTGTTGGAACAAGCCATCCGAAGCCCGAGGAACTACAGGCAACGGTTTTGCGATTCCAAACCGTCGCAGCCGATCCTCGCTATAAGGCTTTGGCCTCTCAGCCTGCTTTTCAGTCGGTATTCAGCTTGTTAAAGCAGTACCAACTTGCCCTCACCTCCGAGGCTTCGACGCTGAATCTGCCTCCGCCACCGGCGAGTTAG
- a CDS encoding lysophospholipid acyltransferase family protein, translating into MRTFVAWLIAFTVWGIRYTCRVKVYNESRPELQAGATRYVYAVLHAHQFAALMVADKGLGAMVSRSADGEMIVPTLKVCGCIPVRGSSGQGTANRGGRNALQNLVQHVIQGRTACLTVDGPRGPRGRVHKGIAELARKSDAVVLATTIIPRRRWKIVKAWDRLQIPKPFTTLELHFSAPIRHRENESLEAFRRRIQRAIWDLEQTTDPDEAEYSEPRLPEDAIGSATQRAA; encoded by the coding sequence ATGAGAACGTTTGTTGCATGGCTGATTGCGTTCACCGTATGGGGAATTCGCTATACGTGTCGCGTGAAAGTATATAACGAGTCACGGCCTGAATTGCAGGCCGGGGCAACACGATATGTCTACGCAGTCCTTCACGCCCACCAGTTTGCCGCCCTGATGGTCGCCGACAAGGGTCTGGGGGCCATGGTATCGCGTTCGGCCGACGGCGAAATGATTGTCCCCACGCTAAAGGTGTGTGGCTGCATCCCGGTTCGAGGCTCAAGTGGCCAGGGGACGGCCAACCGCGGCGGGCGAAATGCTCTGCAAAACCTAGTGCAACATGTGATCCAGGGGCGAACCGCTTGCCTAACGGTCGATGGCCCACGTGGGCCTCGAGGCCGAGTCCATAAAGGGATCGCCGAATTGGCACGGAAATCGGACGCGGTGGTTCTAGCCACCACAATCATCCCCCGCCGCCGCTGGAAAATCGTCAAAGCGTGGGACCGCCTGCAGATTCCCAAACCATTCACTACGCTGGAATTGCACTTTTCCGCCCCCATCCGCCATCGCGAGAATGAATCTCTTGAGGCCTTCCGGCGGCGAATTCAACGTGCGATTTGGGACTTAGAACAAACCACCGACCCTGACGAAGCCGAATACAGCGAACCAAGACTGCCTGAAGACGCCATCGGTTCGGCGACTCAAAGAGCCGCCTAA
- a CDS encoding prephenate dehydrogenase, which produces MSCSTSPLFPPRNIAIVGVGLLGGSLGMAIRRQWPDAVVTGVSRSEKNQRISVESGCVTRSVADPLAAAADADLVIICTPVGTVAPLAIEIAKTAGPGVTITDVGSTKAQIVQDVEQDQTAAGRFVGSHPIAGGEKSGPEHSRSDLFNNKTVIVTPTENSDPARLQLIGQFWQAVGAKVVSMSPALHDQRLAGISHATHFTACAVASILQQEEILLAGSGWRDTTRVASGDPQMWSDIAFQNAGPIAEKLRAIAAQITEYAQTIENRDQTQLRQLLNEAKQLRDSYSHRQTPTT; this is translated from the coding sequence ATGTCCTGTTCAACATCGCCCTTATTTCCTCCACGCAATATCGCCATTGTCGGTGTCGGGTTGCTTGGTGGTTCCCTCGGGATGGCGATTCGACGGCAATGGCCTGATGCGGTGGTAACGGGCGTCTCCAGATCCGAAAAAAACCAGCGAATTTCCGTTGAATCAGGGTGTGTCACCCGCTCCGTCGCCGATCCATTGGCTGCGGCCGCCGATGCCGATCTTGTGATCATTTGCACACCCGTCGGCACCGTCGCTCCGTTGGCGATTGAAATCGCGAAAACGGCCGGGCCTGGCGTCACCATCACCGATGTTGGTAGCACGAAAGCTCAAATCGTGCAGGATGTTGAACAAGACCAGACAGCTGCCGGTCGATTCGTGGGATCGCATCCGATCGCTGGCGGAGAGAAATCGGGCCCAGAACACTCCCGCAGCGACCTCTTTAACAACAAGACGGTCATCGTCACTCCGACAGAAAATTCGGATCCAGCAAGGCTTCAATTGATCGGGCAGTTCTGGCAGGCGGTCGGAGCCAAGGTGGTTTCCATGTCACCAGCCCTTCACGACCAAAGGTTGGCGGGCATCAGCCACGCCACCCATTTCACTGCCTGTGCGGTCGCTTCGATTCTGCAACAGGAAGAAATCCTACTCGCTGGCAGCGGCTGGCGAGATACGACTCGCGTCGCTTCGGGCGACCCTCAAATGTGGTCCGATATCGCGTTTCAAAACGCAGGCCCCATCGCCGAGAAACTACGAGCCATCGCGGCTCAGATTACCGAATACGCACAGACCATTGAAAATCGCGATCAGACGCAACTTCGCCAACTATTGAACGAAGCCAAGCAACTTCGCGACTCCTATTCCCATCGCCAAACTCCAACGACATAG
- the cmk gene encoding (d)CMP kinase → MIVTIDGPAGAGKSSIAREVARTLQFAFLDTGAMYRCVTYAALQAEISFTNQHELLAVAQECQIDFQNDQIILNEVPVDDRIRTPEVTRHIRYAADHPEIRAFLNGQQRRIAANQDIVTEGRDQGTEVFPHAECKVFLTASPEERAKRRWQQLQTAGGSTTVEEILAAQNQRDLEDETRKVGRLRPADDATILNTDGLSPTEVLERILQIVAAC, encoded by the coding sequence TTGATAGTCACCATCGATGGGCCAGCGGGAGCTGGAAAAAGCAGCATTGCTCGGGAAGTGGCCCGCACTCTGCAGTTCGCATTCCTGGATACGGGGGCCATGTATCGCTGCGTGACCTATGCCGCACTGCAAGCGGAAATTTCGTTTACCAACCAACACGAACTGCTTGCCGTTGCTCAAGAATGCCAGATCGATTTCCAAAACGATCAAATTATCCTAAATGAGGTCCCGGTCGACGATCGGATCCGCACCCCTGAAGTCACTCGTCATATTCGATACGCTGCAGACCATCCCGAAATCCGTGCTTTTCTGAATGGCCAACAACGCCGGATCGCAGCGAACCAAGACATCGTTACCGAAGGGCGAGACCAAGGAACCGAGGTTTTCCCTCATGCTGAGTGCAAGGTATTCCTAACAGCTTCGCCAGAAGAACGCGCGAAACGACGCTGGCAGCAACTACAAACGGCCGGTGGATCGACCACCGTCGAAGAAATTCTCGCCGCTCAGAACCAGCGTGACCTGGAAGACGAAACACGCAAAGTCGGTCGCTTGCGTCCAGCCGATGACGCGACCATTTTGAATACCGATGGATTGTCACCCACCGAGGTGCTTGAGCGAATCCTACAAATCGTCGCCGCTTGCTAA
- the wecB gene encoding non-hydrolyzing UDP-N-acetylglucosamine 2-epimerase → MTSSPLRPLIVLGTRPEAIKMAPLIRECLDRPSEFAPLICSTGQHREMLAQVLGYFQITPDIDLDLMRPGQTLTGLTADCLLAIDKTILEHRPDCLVVQGDTATVMSSAIVAFYHRLPIVHLEAGLRTGDLMAPWPEEFNRRVAGIVANLHCAPTVGAADALRREGVPEPNIRVTGNTVIDALLWTAERERAATNQWTSLYPFAAEGSMVLITGHRRENFGSGLENMCLALADLAVAFPETAFVYPVHLNPQVKGPVHQRLGHLPNMHLVPPADYPGFVWLMDRSQVILTDSGGVQEEAPSLGKPVLVTREKTERPEAVEAGLAELVGTDRERIVARVTHWLQQTDSADAGSQRSGTRAPSLSSPYGDGQAAGRIADWMLEAIQPTAR, encoded by the coding sequence ATGACTTCTTCGCCGCTACGTCCTTTGATCGTGTTGGGGACGCGTCCTGAGGCGATCAAAATGGCGCCTCTTATTCGAGAATGCCTGGATCGTCCTTCCGAATTTGCCCCGCTGATTTGCAGTACCGGTCAGCACCGTGAAATGCTCGCCCAGGTGTTGGGCTATTTCCAAATCACTCCTGACATTGATTTGGATTTGATGCGGCCGGGGCAAACGCTAACCGGTTTGACTGCCGATTGCCTGCTGGCGATCGACAAAACGATTTTGGAGCATCGTCCTGATTGTTTAGTGGTTCAGGGCGATACCGCGACGGTGATGTCCTCCGCGATCGTTGCGTTTTACCATCGCTTGCCGATCGTGCACTTGGAGGCAGGGCTGCGGACCGGGGATCTAATGGCTCCCTGGCCCGAAGAATTTAATCGCCGTGTCGCGGGTATTGTCGCCAACCTGCATTGTGCTCCGACCGTCGGGGCCGCCGACGCACTCCGCCGTGAGGGAGTCCCCGAACCGAATATTCGGGTGACCGGGAATACCGTGATCGATGCCCTGTTGTGGACCGCAGAGCGAGAGCGTGCGGCGACCAATCAGTGGACGAGTCTCTATCCGTTTGCGGCGGAAGGATCGATGGTTTTGATCACCGGGCATCGTCGCGAAAATTTTGGTTCCGGGCTGGAGAACATGTGTCTCGCCCTTGCGGATTTGGCTGTTGCGTTTCCTGAAACGGCATTCGTTTACCCTGTGCATCTAAATCCACAGGTCAAAGGGCCTGTCCATCAGCGATTGGGACATTTGCCCAACATGCACTTGGTGCCACCTGCAGATTATCCGGGATTTGTATGGCTGATGGACCGCAGTCAGGTCATTTTGACCGATTCCGGTGGCGTCCAAGAAGAAGCTCCGTCGCTGGGCAAACCGGTGCTGGTAACGCGTGAAAAAACGGAACGTCCCGAAGCTGTCGAAGCGGGATTGGCGGAATTGGTGGGAACCGACCGTGAACGGATTGTCGCCAGAGTCACCCATTGGTTGCAGCAGACGGATTCTGCGGATGCCGGATCGCAGCGGTCCGGAACTCGGGCCCCTTCCCTCTCAAGTCCCTACGGCGACGGTCAGGCGGCTGGACGGATCGCCGATTGGATGCTGGAAGCGATCCAGCCCACGGCGAGATAA
- a CDS encoding transglutaminase TgpA family protein, producing MHRLEMLLKIHFALLALLGGLVLGLNEQSGGLPAVAVISALGGFVLVDWLKLFALPPFIGYIAMGGIAIYCIGSFIPLSPTSNRQLLAVAELLVLVQAVLLVQAKSRRTFEQIGIFCLLEIVVAAVFNDALTFAILLVPIAILGMSAAVLLQAYSLASPQDTPFLGTSLVLGKKNKQAADWGSCHSPSSIRNWARTGVRMPRPIIATLGPAISIIGLVFFYTIPRTTENEGMALGSTPQVGFSDSVSLEQVGQLQTNRSIVMRVGLTNAEDGQPYHLLGPLYLRGRIVNMYDFGGRSGRWTSSPVPLLLANRRLPREYWPNRRTDDLFFDRVNVQIHQQPQSTSAAFSIPPYYAIDSAKQVRHTVGRWLLDRANFELESSRSRITYRFGTHAYRKGQSSRILRAYAPGEEETIVKRPKFQREQWLLRTDLQIDPNRVPSVVQAADDHVATLPESKRNPFDIATSLSNYISHGAGLRYTLDLTMPHDQQVDPIEEFFVRNKAGHCQYFASTLALMLRHQGIPSRLVIGYKTNEFNPYASHYVVRQSHAHVWVEALIDDSDIPETELTFGQPASGPAWIRLDPTPGNEMTPQGRLTHAANFFSGVYENWIMDMDGNRQKELGLGDGGEEESNPMMLTFRGIIFRIQRFASGNLHGGALAAGKWFSIPAAIGGIAITIGLLLIIRLRFPSWFHWRRRSLSKANETARAQLPFYAETVQQLARLGLQREGTMTPQELVRRTDQQIDREKENLLPPLQFLTDLYYAIRFGKQNPSAAQSDTVRDSLQQIERSIDNLTNQSNSDLQS from the coding sequence ATGCATCGACTTGAAATGCTGCTAAAAATTCACTTCGCATTGCTTGCCCTCCTGGGCGGCCTTGTCTTAGGGCTGAATGAACAGAGCGGGGGCTTGCCGGCCGTCGCAGTCATTTCGGCATTGGGAGGTTTCGTCCTTGTTGACTGGTTAAAACTGTTCGCACTTCCGCCATTCATTGGATACATCGCGATGGGGGGGATCGCGATCTATTGCATCGGCAGCTTTATCCCCTTGTCCCCAACAAGCAATCGCCAGCTCCTGGCCGTTGCCGAGCTGCTGGTTTTGGTACAAGCGGTTTTGTTGGTGCAGGCTAAATCACGGCGGACCTTCGAACAGATCGGCATCTTTTGTCTTTTGGAAATTGTCGTTGCCGCGGTTTTCAACGACGCGTTGACGTTTGCGATTCTATTGGTCCCGATCGCAATTCTGGGGATGAGTGCCGCGGTCCTCCTTCAGGCCTATAGCTTGGCATCGCCGCAAGACACCCCGTTCCTTGGGACTTCCCTAGTGCTAGGAAAGAAAAACAAGCAGGCAGCGGACTGGGGCTCCTGCCATTCGCCAAGCAGTATCCGAAACTGGGCACGTACCGGCGTACGGATGCCGCGGCCGATAATTGCAACGTTAGGTCCTGCGATTTCCATTATTGGGCTGGTCTTTTTCTATACGATTCCGAGGACAACCGAAAACGAGGGAATGGCGCTGGGAAGCACCCCACAGGTTGGTTTTAGCGATTCCGTTTCGCTTGAGCAGGTTGGACAGCTTCAGACGAACAGGTCGATCGTGATGCGTGTCGGCCTGACCAATGCGGAGGACGGCCAGCCCTACCACCTTCTCGGCCCGCTGTACCTGCGAGGGCGGATCGTCAACATGTACGATTTCGGAGGGCGAAGTGGTCGCTGGACTTCAAGCCCCGTCCCCCTTTTACTTGCCAATCGTCGATTGCCACGAGAGTATTGGCCGAACCGCCGGACCGACGATCTGTTTTTTGATCGCGTTAACGTTCAAATCCACCAACAGCCCCAAAGCACTTCGGCAGCCTTTTCAATCCCGCCGTATTACGCCATCGATTCAGCAAAACAGGTCCGCCACACCGTTGGCCGCTGGTTGCTTGATCGTGCAAACTTTGAACTCGAATCCTCTCGCAGCCGAATCACCTACCGGTTCGGCACCCATGCTTATCGCAAAGGGCAAAGCTCGCGAATCCTGCGAGCCTATGCTCCTGGCGAAGAGGAGACGATCGTGAAACGCCCCAAGTTCCAGCGTGAACAGTGGCTACTTCGTACCGACCTTCAGATCGACCCTAATCGCGTCCCCTCAGTCGTCCAAGCAGCGGACGACCATGTCGCGACGCTCCCGGAAAGCAAAAGAAATCCGTTTGATATTGCCACCTCGTTGTCGAACTATATTTCCCATGGCGCGGGTTTGCGGTACACCCTTGACCTGACGATGCCGCATGACCAGCAAGTCGATCCAATCGAAGAGTTTTTTGTTCGCAACAAGGCAGGGCACTGCCAGTACTTTGCTTCGACACTGGCTTTGATGTTACGCCATCAAGGAATCCCATCGCGGTTGGTCATCGGATACAAGACCAACGAATTTAATCCGTACGCCAGTCATTACGTTGTGCGTCAGTCGCATGCACATGTCTGGGTAGAAGCCTTGATTGATGACAGCGATATCCCGGAAACAGAACTGACGTTTGGACAACCAGCTTCGGGGCCCGCCTGGATTCGGCTGGACCCCACGCCTGGCAACGAGATGACTCCGCAGGGCCGTCTGACTCACGCAGCCAACTTTTTCAGTGGCGTCTATGAAAACTGGATCATGGACATGGATGGAAACCGCCAGAAAGAACTTGGGCTAGGTGATGGAGGCGAAGAGGAATCGAACCCGATGATGTTGACCTTCCGGGGAATCATCTTTCGCATCCAACGCTTCGCGAGCGGCAACCTTCACGGCGGCGCATTGGCGGCGGGCAAGTGGTTTTCGATCCCAGCGGCCATTGGCGGGATCGCGATCACCATCGGATTATTGCTGATAATTCGTCTGCGATTTCCAAGCTGGTTCCACTGGCGACGGCGAAGCCTATCCAAGGCAAACGAAACCGCCCGAGCACAGCTTCCCTTTTACGCAGAAACCGTTCAGCAATTGGCTCGACTAGGCCTGCAACGCGAGGGGACGATGACGCCTCAGGAATTGGTCCGGCGAACCGATCAGCAAATCGATAGGGAGAAAGAGAACCTGCTACCACCTTTGCAATTCCTAACAGACCTTTACTATGCTATCCGGTTTGGGAAGCAAAATCCTAGCGCAGCCCAATCCGATACCGTTCGTGATTCATTACAACAGATCGAACGTTCCATCGACAATCTAACCAATCAATCGAATTCGGATCTTCAGTCTTGA
- a CDS encoding PSP1 C-terminal domain-containing protein, with product MNQPAPHVLVRFGSFGTLFRCRSVADFEPRRGQRVVCRTPRGLEIGEVTTTVSVADEPEGTVVRRTTPEDELLIDRLEKYRIRAVVRCQQLLAESNTETTLLEVDPLFDGKTLIFFFLGPIDDTVQELSDRLTSEYEKKVHSKHFAKLLAEGCGPGCGSKEGSGCSGGCAVCVAATACQS from the coding sequence TTGAATCAGCCTGCACCTCATGTCTTGGTCCGATTTGGATCGTTCGGGACTCTTTTCCGCTGTCGTTCGGTAGCCGATTTTGAGCCGCGGCGGGGGCAACGCGTTGTTTGCCGAACGCCTCGAGGTTTGGAAATCGGAGAGGTGACGACCACGGTGTCCGTTGCAGACGAACCGGAAGGAACCGTGGTTCGGCGGACGACCCCCGAAGACGAATTGTTGATCGACCGACTGGAAAAATATCGAATTCGCGCTGTGGTCCGATGTCAACAACTGTTGGCCGAATCGAATACAGAAACCACTTTGCTGGAAGTCGATCCCCTGTTCGATGGCAAAACGCTGATCTTCTTTTTCTTGGGACCAATCGACGACACCGTTCAGGAACTTTCAGATCGCCTGACTTCGGAGTATGAGAAAAAGGTGCACAGCAAACACTTCGCAAAATTATTGGCGGAGGGCTGCGGCCCCGGTTGTGGATCCAAAGAGGGATCGGGGTGCAGTGGCGGCTGTGCGGTATGCGTGGCGGCAACCGCGTGCCAATCTTAG
- a CDS encoding DUF58 domain-containing protein: MAAPSPLSPDAINQIKRLDLRARTVVRGFLQGLHSSPYHGFSVQFSEHRRYSRGDDPKTIDWLVYAKTDKYYIKRFEAETNLTGYLVMDLSQSMGFTHRQQMTKFEYSICLAASLCYLMQMQQDPVGLITFGEKVQASLPARSRRGHLADMLAHLTNLEPAGKTNLPACLNQVAAMLRQKGLVMLFSDLLGDPEPVFAALARLRHSGHDVILFHVLDEAEVHFPYDGPVEFEDPETGETLTVDASGFRADYLQNLADFQQEYRERCGNLRIDYVPMDTSMPFDTALTEYLISRQARF, translated from the coding sequence GTGGCCGCTCCCAGCCCGCTATCCCCGGATGCCATCAACCAAATCAAGCGTTTGGATCTGCGGGCTCGTACCGTCGTTCGAGGTTTTTTGCAGGGCCTGCACTCAAGCCCCTATCATGGTTTTTCGGTCCAGTTCAGCGAGCATCGACGCTACAGCCGAGGGGACGATCCCAAAACGATTGACTGGCTGGTCTATGCGAAAACCGACAAATACTACATCAAACGGTTTGAGGCGGAAACGAATCTGACCGGGTATCTGGTGATGGACCTAAGCCAGTCGATGGGGTTCACGCATCGCCAGCAAATGACAAAGTTTGAATACAGTATCTGTCTGGCCGCTTCGCTCTGCTATCTGATGCAGATGCAGCAGGACCCGGTCGGCTTGATCACCTTTGGTGAAAAAGTGCAAGCCAGTTTGCCCGCACGCAGCCGCCGCGGACATCTGGCCGACATGTTGGCTCATCTGACCAATCTGGAACCGGCTGGCAAAACCAATCTGCCCGCCTGCTTGAATCAGGTTGCCGCGATGCTTCGGCAAAAAGGCCTGGTCATGCTGTTCAGCGATCTGCTGGGAGACCCCGAGCCGGTTTTTGCTGCTCTGGCAAGGCTGCGGCATTCCGGTCACGATGTCATTCTGTTTCACGTTCTGGATGAAGCCGAAGTCCATTTTCCGTACGATGGCCCGGTTGAGTTCGAAGATCCCGAGACCGGCGAAACACTGACCGTCGATGCGAGTGGTTTCCGAGCGGACTACCTACAAAACCTCGCCGATTTTCAGCAAGAGTATCGCGAGCGTTGTGGAAATCTAAGGATTGACTACGTTCCGATGGACACCAGCATGCCGTTCGATACGGCACTCACCGAATATCTGATCAGTCGTCAAGCAAGGTTTTAG